A window of Chitinophagales bacterium contains these coding sequences:
- a CDS encoding SUMF1/EgtB/PvdO family nonheme iron enzyme, whose amino-acid sequence MKVKSLLILLSSAVLLVSCKGKGLFGKKKYEKSEVTGWNYNDKKMGGYQVAKSREQGLGPGLVFVPGGTFTMGQTEEDVMSDYNNVPRRVTVTSFYIDRTEVANVHYREYIHWLNRVFDPQADPAYQQIVDAALPDTLVWRSELSYNEPLVEYYFRHPSFNEYPVVGVTWRQAYDFCLWRSDRVNEGVLMNKGYLNSQTIQAQQGQDNFTTKSYLLGLYTNVQPGKVAKKDKLQSPMGTPRTTVSFEDGILLPDYRLPFEAEWEYAAYGYVGQNPRPSPKEGKRGEELIMNKQIYPWSQNVNGLRDTRRGSWQGAFLANFKRGNGDYAGVAGGLNDDAIYTAPVKAFFPNNFGLYNMAGNVSEWVMDVYRPVTWDYDDVASFRGNKFDKLYIADSTSSDPTTRYELDSLGRVKKSFVTDAESRSRRNYQRGNVINFLDGDSLSQASYGYGQTTLISDKSRVFKGGSWNDMAYWLSPGARRFMEEDQASSTVGFRCAMDRMGSTEGNGRKTGQWWKSRKQKR is encoded by the coding sequence ATGAAAGTGAAAAGCTTATTAATCCTATTATCCTCAGCCGTTTTGCTGGTTTCCTGTAAGGGAAAGGGACTTTTTGGAAAAAAGAAGTACGAAAAGTCGGAAGTAACAGGCTGGAACTACAATGACAAGAAAATGGGTGGTTACCAGGTCGCAAAATCCCGTGAACAGGGATTAGGGCCCGGCCTCGTATTCGTGCCTGGTGGAACCTTCACCATGGGACAAACCGAGGAAGATGTGATGTCCGATTACAACAACGTACCCCGTCGTGTAACCGTGACCTCCTTCTACATCGACCGCACCGAAGTAGCCAACGTACACTACCGCGAGTACATCCATTGGTTGAACCGCGTGTTCGACCCCCAGGCTGATCCTGCTTACCAGCAGATCGTGGATGCTGCCCTGCCGGATACCCTGGTATGGCGCTCGGAGTTGAGCTATAATGAACCCCTGGTGGAATATTATTTCCGTCACCCCTCCTTTAATGAATACCCTGTAGTGGGTGTAACCTGGAGACAAGCCTATGATTTCTGTCTCTGGCGTAGTGACCGGGTGAATGAAGGTGTCCTGATGAACAAGGGCTACCTCAACAGCCAGACCATCCAGGCCCAACAAGGTCAGGATAACTTTACGACCAAATCCTACCTGCTTGGATTGTACACCAACGTACAGCCGGGTAAGGTGGCGAAAAAAGATAAACTTCAGTCTCCCATGGGTACACCCCGTACTACGGTGAGTTTTGAAGATGGTATTCTTCTCCCCGACTATCGCCTGCCCTTCGAGGCAGAGTGGGAATATGCAGCCTACGGATATGTTGGCCAGAACCCCCGCCCCAGCCCGAAAGAAGGAAAGCGTGGTGAGGAGTTGATCATGAACAAACAAATTTACCCCTGGAGCCAAAATGTAAACGGATTGCGTGATACACGCCGTGGTTCCTGGCAAGGTGCTTTCCTCGCCAACTTCAAAAGAGGAAATGGTGACTACGCTGGTGTAGCTGGTGGTCTGAACGACGATGCCATCTATACCGCCCCGGTCAAAGCCTTCTTCCCGAATAATTTTGGCCTGTATAACATGGCCGGTAACGTGAGCGAGTGGGTAATGGACGTTTATCGTCCTGTAACCTGGGACTATGATGATGTAGCCTCCTTCCGTGGTAACAAATTTGATAAACTCTATATCGCCGATTCTACTTCGTCTGATCCTACTACCCGGTATGAACTGGATAGCCTGGGTCGTGTGAAGAAATCATTTGTAACCGATGCCGAGAGCCGTAGCCGCCGTAACTACCAGCGTGGTAATGTGATCAACTTCCTGGATGGTGACTCCCTCTCACAAGCATCTTATGGTTATGGTCAAACAACCCTGATCAGCGATAAATCAAGAGTGTTCAAAGGTGGTAGCTGGAATGACATGGCCTACTGGCTGAGCCCCGGCGCCCGTCGCTTCATGGAAGAAGATCAAGCCAGCTCTACTGTAGGTTTCCGTTGCGCCATGGACCGCATGGGTAGCACCGAAGGAAATGGTCGCAAGACCGGACAGTGGTGGAAAAGCCGCAAACAAAAACGCTAA
- the porU gene encoding type IX secretion system sortase PorU, producing MVLILTSFAARGQRTYRDHSLLSTGNWYRIAVTNAGVYRMDPAFLNSLGLPANLASGSLRLYGYGGGMLPESNAVIPPDDLVENAILVEDGGDGVINGNDQVLFYSPGPDAWRPDPVINAFRHQKNLYSDTVYYFLTVGGTGARIPLTNATGSPSVITNEYLYRYVHELDTVNLLSSGKEWYGEEFTDAPGKTLTRSFSIPGSFLPGNPVTVRSRLIARSIGTAGRFDLKLNDPIIAQITIPATSSGAYDLFAREEESVITTTAPTTALTLSYSYVPGSFNSQGWLNWFEIFHRKPLNLTGSTQLDFRDPGLVGQSLVEFVLPGANASVQVWEVTNPLSPIRKMGTLSGNEFRFRDEAPDLREYIAFQGYLTPIAQGRIANQDIHGLAVPDYILVTPPFLLTQANRLAQYHRQRNQLEVAVLTTTEIYQEFSSGQPDPSAIRNCLKMFYDRARTAGGSTPRFLALFGDASFDYKNRLQGNTNLVPGYQHSASLDPLSTYTSDDFFGYLDDQEDINSQAIINLLDIGIGRIPANQLSQASAYVDKVIAYHDRASLGPWRNKMTFIADDEDQNLHIEDAEIITATAAQANPLLDAEKIYLDAFTQETVSGAERYPVVNDLVRNRVINGTLIWNYSGHGSFRRLAEEVVLDQDQVNSWNNPNRLPLFITATCDFAPFDNPIAPSIGEDLLLREKTGAIALMTTTRLVFAFSNRVMNNNYLAIALAPKSDGSYRSLGEAVKEAKNFTYQNSTDIVNNRKFTLLGDPALTLGFPALSIRAERINGVPVGQSDTLSAMEKVKIEGVVTDPQGNIQTGFQGNAYTTVFDKERTTSTLGNDPGSPVRDFQVRDIVIFRGRSTVRNGRFELEFKVPRDLNPAFGNGKMSFYAEDGAREAGGYFTQFVSGGNTGIVDNDNEGPGIRAWLNDEKFVNGGISNARPVLVLRFNDSSGINTIQSGIGHDIVVTVDDDNDNYFILNDFYEADPDNYKAGSLRFQLPVFEPGPHRLRIKAWDVMNNSSEIELAFEVVDDEALIINRVLNYPNPFTTHTNFWFEHNRPGEDLRVDIQIFTISGKIIKRISQTINTPGNRSSEVEWDGRDDFGARIGRGVYLYKLRVSTSQLKSNTIIEKLVVF from the coding sequence ATGGTCTTGATCCTGACCAGTTTCGCCGCCAGGGGCCAGCGCACCTATCGGGACCACTCTCTGCTTTCCACCGGTAACTGGTACCGGATCGCGGTCACCAATGCCGGGGTATACCGGATGGACCCCGCTTTTCTGAACTCCCTGGGGCTTCCTGCCAATCTGGCCTCAGGCTCCCTGCGCTTGTATGGGTATGGCGGGGGAATGCTCCCGGAATCCAACGCGGTTATTCCCCCCGATGACCTGGTAGAAAATGCGATTCTGGTGGAGGATGGGGGAGATGGAGTCATCAACGGAAATGACCAGGTACTTTTTTACAGCCCGGGCCCTGACGCCTGGCGACCTGACCCGGTGATCAATGCCTTCCGGCATCAAAAAAACCTTTATTCAGACACCGTATATTATTTTCTGACGGTCGGAGGAACCGGAGCCAGGATACCTTTAACCAATGCTACCGGATCGCCGAGTGTTATTACCAACGAATACCTCTATCGGTATGTCCATGAATTGGATACGGTGAACCTGCTTTCCAGTGGTAAGGAATGGTATGGTGAAGAGTTCACCGATGCTCCCGGCAAAACCCTTACCCGATCCTTCTCTATACCTGGTAGCTTTTTACCTGGCAATCCGGTCACGGTCCGGAGCCGGCTCATCGCCCGAAGTATTGGTACGGCCGGGCGTTTTGATCTGAAACTTAATGATCCGATCATCGCTCAGATCACGATTCCTGCAACAAGTTCCGGAGCCTATGACCTTTTTGCCCGGGAGGAGGAATCGGTGATCACCACCACGGCCCCAACCACCGCGCTCACGCTAAGCTATTCATATGTGCCCGGTAGTTTTAATTCCCAGGGCTGGCTGAATTGGTTTGAAATTTTTCATCGCAAGCCACTCAATCTGACAGGTAGTACACAATTGGATTTCCGCGACCCCGGTCTGGTGGGGCAATCACTGGTAGAATTTGTTTTACCCGGGGCGAATGCCTCTGTTCAGGTATGGGAGGTGACAAATCCATTATCGCCCATACGAAAGATGGGAACTTTAAGCGGAAATGAATTTCGGTTTCGCGATGAGGCCCCAGACCTGAGAGAGTACATTGCCTTCCAGGGATATTTAACACCCATTGCCCAGGGCCGTATCGCCAACCAGGATATTCATGGGCTTGCAGTTCCTGATTATATTCTTGTTACACCCCCCTTTCTCTTAACCCAGGCTAACCGCCTTGCTCAGTATCACCGGCAAAGAAACCAGTTGGAAGTGGCGGTATTGACCACCACCGAGATCTATCAGGAATTTTCCTCCGGACAGCCTGATCCATCCGCCATTCGCAATTGCCTGAAGATGTTTTACGACAGGGCCAGGACAGCCGGTGGATCCACACCACGTTTTCTGGCACTCTTTGGCGATGCTTCATTTGATTACAAAAACAGGCTGCAGGGAAATACCAATCTTGTACCGGGTTATCAGCACAGCGCCTCCCTGGATCCACTCAGCACTTATACCAGTGATGATTTTTTTGGTTACCTCGATGATCAGGAAGATATCAATTCGCAGGCGATCATCAACCTGCTGGATATTGGAATCGGGCGTATCCCGGCCAATCAGTTATCACAGGCTTCAGCCTATGTGGATAAGGTCATAGCCTATCATGACCGGGCAAGTCTTGGCCCGTGGCGAAACAAAATGACTTTTATTGCAGATGACGAAGACCAGAACCTCCATATCGAAGATGCCGAGATCATCACAGCCACTGCCGCCCAGGCAAATCCATTATTGGATGCCGAAAAAATTTACCTGGATGCCTTTACGCAGGAAACGGTTTCAGGAGCAGAAAGATACCCCGTGGTGAATGACCTCGTCAGAAACCGGGTCATCAATGGCACATTGATCTGGAACTACAGTGGGCATGGTAGTTTTCGCCGTTTGGCAGAGGAGGTGGTACTGGACCAGGATCAGGTAAATTCCTGGAACAATCCCAATCGACTGCCTTTGTTCATCACCGCTACCTGTGATTTCGCTCCATTTGATAATCCAATCGCGCCGTCCATTGGGGAAGACCTGTTGTTACGTGAAAAAACCGGTGCCATTGCGTTGATGACCACTACACGGTTGGTCTTTGCCTTTAGTAACCGGGTGATGAACAATAATTACCTCGCCATTGCCCTGGCTCCAAAATCAGACGGCAGCTATCGAAGTCTTGGCGAAGCGGTTAAAGAGGCCAAGAATTTCACCTATCAAAATTCCACGGATATCGTCAATAACCGGAAGTTTACCCTGCTTGGAGATCCGGCCCTTACCCTTGGATTTCCTGCTTTGTCGATTCGGGCGGAACGGATCAATGGGGTTCCGGTAGGACAGTCAGATACCCTGAGTGCCATGGAAAAAGTGAAGATCGAAGGGGTGGTGACCGATCCACAGGGCAATATCCAAACCGGTTTTCAGGGGAATGCGTATACAACGGTTTTTGATAAGGAAAGAACCACCAGTACCCTGGGGAATGATCCCGGCAGCCCGGTCAGGGATTTTCAGGTGAGGGATATTGTCATTTTTCGGGGGCGGTCAACAGTCAGGAATGGCCGGTTTGAGCTGGAATTCAAGGTTCCCCGTGATCTTAACCCGGCATTTGGGAATGGGAAAATGAGTTTTTATGCGGAAGATGGAGCTCGGGAGGCCGGCGGATATTTCACCCAGTTTGTATCCGGAGGAAACACCGGAATCGTGGATAACGACAATGAAGGCCCCGGAATACGTGCCTGGTTGAATGATGAAAAATTCGTGAATGGGGGTATTTCCAATGCAAGGCCGGTGCTGGTTCTCCGGTTCAATGATTCCTCCGGGATCAATACCATACAATCCGGGATTGGGCACGATATTGTGGTGACCGTTGATGATGATAATGATAACTACTTCATTTTAAATGACTTTTACGAAGCAGACCCGGATAATTACAAAGCGGGGAGCCTTCGTTTTCAGCTACCGGTCTTTGAACCTGGCCCCCATCGTTTAAGGATCAAGGCCTGGGATGTAATGAACAATTCATCCGAGATCGAGCTGGCCTTTGAGGTTGTTGATGATGAAGCGTTGATTATCAATCGAGTACTGAATTATCCCAATCCCTTTACCACACACACGAATTTTTGGTTTGAGCATAACCGACCGGGTGAGGACTTAAGGGTTGATATTCAAATATTTACTATCTCCGGAAAAATAATAAAGCGTATTTCCCAGACAATAAACACCCCCGGAAATCGTTCAAGTGAAGTCGAATGGGACGGTCGCGATGATTTTGGTGCCAGGATCGGCCGGGGAGTATACCTATACAAACTCCGGGTCTCCACTTCACAATTGAAATCGAATACCATTATCGAGAAACTTGTAGTTTTTTGA
- the porV gene encoding type IX secretion system outer membrane channel protein PorV, with protein sequence MRPTAIKLTAVAFIMSVFVPMLSSAQAEKLNVVTTAVPFLRIAPDARAAGMGDLAIATTPDANSGFWNLAKTPFNEKKGAISASYTPWLKQILNDVYLAAVSGYYKLDDDQAISGSLRYFNLGNIQFTDNQGNDLNTFRPREFGLDFGYSRKLSQRSGIGVGLKYIYSNLAGGAAAGNTYKAGNAVAGDISFYTNGHNEAGQGWAFGAVLSNLGSKISYTDNADQKDFIPANLGLGTTYTKVFNESNKLMFGVDLNKLLVPTPPESPASQQQIDDYYSKGVVGSWFSSFGDAPGGFGEEIKEFQVSVGAEYTYNDQFSLRAGYFHEDKTKGNRRYFATGVGIKYSSFGLDFSYLLPSGSGVDRNPLSNTLRFSLVFDLGGAE encoded by the coding sequence ATGAGACCAACTGCTATTAAACTAACTGCTGTAGCATTTATCATGTCTGTATTTGTGCCCATGCTTTCTTCGGCACAAGCGGAGAAATTGAATGTAGTGACCACTGCGGTTCCATTTCTTCGTATCGCCCCGGATGCCCGTGCAGCCGGTATGGGTGATCTGGCCATTGCCACCACTCCGGATGCAAATTCTGGTTTTTGGAACCTGGCAAAAACGCCTTTCAATGAAAAAAAGGGTGCTATTTCTGCTTCCTATACTCCCTGGCTGAAACAGATCCTGAATGATGTTTACCTCGCCGCTGTATCCGGTTATTATAAATTAGATGATGACCAGGCCATCTCTGGTTCACTTCGTTATTTTAACCTGGGTAATATCCAGTTCACCGACAATCAGGGTAATGACCTGAATACTTTCCGTCCCCGTGAGTTCGGATTGGATTTTGGTTACTCCCGCAAATTGTCTCAGCGTTCGGGTATCGGTGTGGGTTTGAAATACATTTATTCTAACCTCGCAGGAGGTGCCGCCGCTGGTAATACCTACAAAGCAGGTAATGCTGTTGCAGGTGATATCTCTTTTTATACCAACGGACATAACGAAGCCGGTCAGGGATGGGCATTTGGTGCGGTATTGAGCAATCTTGGTTCAAAGATCTCTTACACCGACAATGCTGATCAAAAAGATTTCATTCCCGCCAACCTTGGCCTGGGAACTACTTATACCAAAGTATTCAACGAAAGCAACAAGCTGATGTTTGGTGTGGACCTCAACAAACTGTTGGTGCCTACGCCTCCTGAAAGCCCTGCTTCCCAACAACAGATCGACGATTATTACAGCAAAGGTGTGGTAGGAAGCTGGTTTAGCTCCTTTGGCGATGCTCCTGGTGGCTTTGGCGAAGAGATCAAAGAATTCCAGGTATCTGTTGGTGCTGAGTACACCTACAACGACCAATTCTCTCTGCGTGCCGGTTATTTCCACGAAGACAAAACAAAAGGTAACCGCCGTTATTTTGCTACCGGTGTGGGTATCAAATACAGCAGCTTTGGTTTGGATTTCTCTTACCTGCTTCCTTCCGGAAGTGGTGTTGACAGAAACCCTTTGTCAAATACCCTGCGTTTCTCGCTGGTGTTTGATCTGGGTGGAGCCGAGTAA
- a CDS encoding 2-C-methyl-D-erythritol 2,4-cyclodiphosphate synthase, giving the protein MSLRIGSGVDFHRLTEGRDLWLGGVLIPHTKGALGHSDADVLLHAICDAILGSLALGDIGTHFPDTSAEFKDIDSKILLKRTMDLLHQHGYRVVNIDSTLCLEAPKIKPYVHAMQETIAHLTGLTIRDVSIKATTTEKLGFVGREEGVVAYATVLVEKL; this is encoded by the coding sequence ATGTCATTACGTATCGGTTCCGGAGTTGATTTTCACCGCCTCACTGAGGGGCGTGACCTGTGGTTGGGCGGGGTGTTGATCCCGCATACAAAAGGTGCATTAGGGCATAGCGACGCTGATGTTTTACTCCATGCCATATGCGACGCTATTCTTGGCTCTTTGGCACTGGGTGATATTGGTACCCATTTTCCGGATACCTCGGCCGAATTCAAGGATATTGACAGCAAAATTCTTTTGAAACGCACCATGGATCTGCTGCACCAACATGGGTACAGGGTTGTAAATATTGATAGCACCCTTTGTCTCGAAGCCCCTAAGATCAAACCCTATGTTCATGCCATGCAGGAAACCATCGCCCACCTCACCGGATTAACCATCCGGGATGTTTCCATCAAGGCAACTACCACCGAGAAATTGGGCTTTGTAGGCCGGGAAGAAGGGGTGGTGGCGTATGCGACCGTGTTGGTGGAAAAGTTATAG
- the dut gene encoding dUTP diphosphatase, which translates to MTIRIINRSANPLPAYATPGSSGMDLRAELSEAVVLKPLERTLIPTGIYLEIPQGYEAQVRPRSGLAIKQGITCLNTPGTIDADYRGEIKVILVNLSSEDQTIHPGDRIAQMVFQQVTQIKWEEVGELEKSQRGEGGFGHTGKQ; encoded by the coding sequence ATGACCATTCGCATCATTAATCGTTCTGCTAATCCTCTTCCGGCCTATGCCACGCCCGGCTCATCGGGTATGGACCTGCGGGCAGAACTTAGTGAAGCGGTTGTACTTAAACCGCTGGAGCGAACGTTAATACCCACGGGTATATATTTGGAAATTCCCCAAGGGTATGAGGCCCAGGTGCGGCCCCGCAGTGGATTGGCGATCAAACAGGGAATCACCTGCCTGAATACACCGGGTACCATTGACGCAGACTACCGGGGAGAGATCAAGGTCATTCTGGTCAATCTTTCCAGCGAAGATCAAACCATACATCCCGGTGACCGTATTGCGCAAATGGTATTTCAACAGGTGACCCAGATTAAATGGGAGGAAGTGGGCGAATTGGAGAAGTCACAACGGGGAGAAGGGGGATTTGGTCATACCGGAAAACAATAA